The following are from one region of the Candidatus Dadabacteria bacterium genome:
- the gspE gene encoding type II secretion system protein GspE, giving the protein MGRIEELKGKNGRNTEDILLKTDVLKDFPALDVLSEFYGIEKIESIPEDEIDYELIKQFPISFAKKFRILPINKDNGTLKVVFAPPQELYALDEVRSRFGCSLETYITLERVLNDSINRVYEQGKDVVSEDINEGSGLSEMEFTEPQDLIEAEDEAPIIKFINTLLFQAVREHASDIHIECFEKEVLVRFRKDGILHDVTKVPKTVQSSVISRVKIMSELDIAEKRKPQDGSIRLKIGGRDIDVRVSTVPTSWGESVVMRLLYRSSVLMSFEQLGLEGKKLELVESLTQRPHGIILVTGPTGSGKTTSLYAALQRINLPDKKIITVEDPVEYQIQGINQIQVNTKVDLTFANGLRSILRQDPDVILVGEIRDRETADISMNASLTGHLVFSTLHTNDSVSAVTRLADMGVESFLIASTLSAVIAQRLVRILCEQCKEQYVPIDEELSRIGLARESCPEGKIYRAKGCQECMGTGFSGRIAIFEILLIDDELKNTVLTHPDSATLKEKALRNGLVTLRMDGADKVAKGITSIDEVLRVTEEELAET; this is encoded by the coding sequence ATGGGGAGAATTGAAGAGCTGAAAGGGAAAAACGGCCGGAACACCGAAGACATACTGCTCAAAACAGATGTACTCAAGGATTTCCCGGCCCTTGACGTTCTTTCCGAATTCTACGGAATCGAGAAGATCGAATCGATTCCGGAAGACGAGATAGATTATGAACTGATAAAACAGTTCCCGATCAGTTTCGCGAAAAAATTCAGAATACTTCCCATAAACAAGGATAACGGGACGCTCAAAGTCGTATTCGCCCCGCCCCAGGAACTCTATGCCCTTGACGAAGTGCGCTCCCGCTTCGGGTGCTCGCTTGAAACATATATTACCCTTGAGCGCGTGCTCAACGACAGCATCAACAGGGTTTACGAACAGGGCAAGGATGTTGTCTCAGAAGATATAAACGAGGGTTCCGGGCTCTCCGAAATGGAGTTTACAGAACCTCAGGATCTGATTGAGGCCGAGGACGAAGCCCCGATCATAAAATTCATAAACACGCTTCTTTTCCAGGCCGTAAGGGAGCACGCAAGCGATATTCACATAGAGTGTTTCGAGAAAGAGGTGCTGGTCCGGTTCAGAAAGGACGGCATTCTGCACGACGTGACGAAAGTTCCGAAGACGGTGCAGTCTTCGGTAATTTCGCGCGTGAAGATCATGTCCGAGCTTGACATAGCGGAGAAAAGAAAGCCCCAGGACGGAAGCATAAGGCTTAAGATTGGGGGAAGAGATATAGACGTAAGGGTCTCGACCGTTCCCACTTCGTGGGGAGAAAGCGTGGTGATGAGGCTGCTTTACAGGTCTTCAGTGCTTATGAGCTTCGAGCAGCTGGGCCTTGAAGGCAAGAAGCTTGAACTTGTGGAATCTCTTACCCAGCGTCCCCATGGGATCATACTCGTTACGGGACCCACGGGAAGCGGCAAGACGACGAGTCTTTATGCCGCCCTGCAGAGAATCAATCTTCCCGACAAGAAGATAATTACCGTAGAGGATCCGGTTGAATACCAGATACAGGGGATCAACCAGATACAGGTCAACACCAAGGTCGATCTTACGTTCGCAAACGGACTTCGCTCAATACTGAGACAGGATCCCGACGTTATACTGGTGGGGGAAATAAGGGACAGGGAAACCGCCGATATTTCCATGAATGCCTCTCTTACCGGACACCTCGTATTCTCCACGCTTCATACCAACGATTCGGTAAGCGCCGTGACCAGGCTTGCCGACATGGGAGTGGAGTCCTTTCTCATAGCTTCGACCCTCTCGGCGGTCATAGCCCAGAGACTTGTCAGGATTCTTTGCGAGCAGTGCAAGGAACAGTACGTACCGATTGATGAGGAGCTTAGCCGTATTGGGCTAGCGCGCGAGTCTTGTCCCGAAGGAAAGATCTACAGAGCCAAGGGGTGCCAGGAGTGCATGGGGACGGGGTTCTCCGGGAGAATAGCGATTTTCGAGATACTTCTTATTGATGACGAACTTAAAAACACTGTCCTGACCCACCCGGATTCGGCCACGCTTAAGGAAAAGGCCCTGAGAAACGGACTCGTCACCCTGAGAATGGACGGTGCCGACAAAGTTGCGAAAGGCATAACGTCGATTGACGAAGTGCTCAGGGTCACTGAAGAGGAACTGGCGGAGACCTAG